The Patescibacteria group bacterium genome includes the window GTTCCCTATCATTGCCGTGAATGAAATACAACATACGTATCTGTATTGTAGCTCTCACCCTCTCTTTTGTCGAAATTTGTTGACAGTATGTATAATTTCTTGTAGGGTAATGACAGAGTACCACTACCCTAGAAGGAGAACCTGCATGACGCATCCGCACGATATTAACCTGGGAAATCTTTCCGAGAGCGAGCTTTCAAATGTTATGAGCGACATATGCAAGGACGCGGCGCTTGATTACGAAGATTATTCGTTTACCATGAGTGTGGAGTGGAGGGGTGCGCTGCCGTGGTTTACCATGATGGCAACGCCCTTCCCTGTGTTTGGCGATAAAACCACAAAGGTACTGCAAAGCTCCAGCAGAAGTCCGGAGACCGCCCGCTTTGCGGTTGAGTGTTCAATATGGGATGCCCGCCGCGCTCGTAAAGCAGAAGAACGCTCTTCTTGTTAACACCCGCCTTGCTCTTCACTTTAAAACCCGCTTAACACGCGGGTTTTTTCTTTTCTTCTCACTTCAACTCTCCCCATCTTCCGCCTTCCGCTACATTAACGGAAAGCGGTACCGGAAACTCCACGGCATTCTCCATGATTTTTTTGATTACCTCCTTTGCCTCCGTGATCGTGCTCTCTTCCACCTCGTAGATCAATTCGTCGTGCACTTGCAGTATGAGATGCACTTTGTCAGAGAGACCCGCTTTTTGTATTTCTTTATCCGCTTTATTCATAGCGACCTTGATAACGTCCGCCGCCGTTCCTTGGATCGGGGCATTGAGTGCTTGCCGCTCCGCGGCTGCCTGAATGTAGGGTATTGAAGAGAGAATGCCCTCAAAATACCTTCTTCTTCCAAAGTAGGTTTCCGTATATCCTTTCTGTCGTGCTTCTTTTTTGACCTTTTCAAAATACGCCGCGATCGTGGGAAATTTCGCAAAGTAGCTGTTGTAAAATTCTTGCGCCTCCGCCCTGCTGCCCCCCAGATTCGCGCGAAGCGCGTTGACTCCCATGCCGTAGACGATGCCGAAGTTGATGACTTTCGCTTTCCTCCTCATGTCTTTCGTCACCTCACTCTCTCTCACTCCGAACACCTGTGCCGCAACCGATGCGTGCACGTCTTCCCCTTTTTTAAAAACATTGATAAGCATTTCATCTTCCGCAAGCGCCGCCAGAATCCTCATTTCAATTTGCGAATAATCAAACGAGAGAAGTTTATGCCCCTTGTCGGCAATAAACATATCCCGCACGGCGTTGCCCATCCCCTCACTGGTGGGAATATTTTGCAGATTGGGATTGGTGGATGAAAAACGCCCCGTCGTTGTTCCTGTCTGGTTGAGCGTGGTGTGTAACCGGCTACTGCTATCCACCATTGCCGGAATGTTGTCTATATAGGTTGAAAGGAGTTTTTGGAGCTCGCGATACAAAAGAATATCGTCTATGATCGGATGTTCGCCTTTGAGCTTGGCCAGCTCCGATTCGCGTGTTGACCGCGCGCCACCGGCGGTCTTCTTAAGCCCTTTGACGATAAGCTTCATTTTATCAAACAATATCTCCCCCAACTGTTTCGGTGAATTGAGATTAAACTCTTCGCCCGCGTGTTTCCAAATACGCTGCCCGATCTTTTCCAGTTCCTTGTGATACTCTTTGGAGAGCTTCCCCGCGTACACTACATCCACCACGATCCCCCTCTTCTCGGCGCGTTTGATAATAGGAATGAGCGGAAGCTCAATTTCTTCATATATTTTCTGCAAGCCTTCTTTTTTGATTTGCGCCAAAATTTTTTCTGCCGCTTCAGGGAAACGAGGCGCTTTCGCGTATTGTAAAATGTCCTCCATGGTCGGGTTGGTGATATCCGAGCGAAGAAGCCACAGGGCGATGGCAACTTTTTTAACCTCCCCTTCATCTGCGGCTACCTGCTCCTCCTTTTCCTCGGGAACTTTCTCTTCTTCCGTATCCGCGCCTCCAAACATTTGTTTGACGCGCGCCAAGAGGGTGCGAAACTCCAGTTCGCCGAAGAGCACTTCCACTTTTTTGATATCAAATGCTTCGGCCCACTTTTTTGGGGGAAGAGTAAATGAAATGGGAACGTTGCGCCTGATGGTCGCCAAGGTTTTTGAAAATTCCGCTTCCTCCTCGCCGTCCTTTAAGAGTTGTATAATGCGCGGTTTTATTCCTTTTTCCACAAACACCAGTTCGTCTTTTTTGAGTACCTCGTAGAGGTGTTCTATCGTTCCGAACTCCTGCACCAGAGTAGTCGCGGTCTTTTCTCCAATACCTGAAATCCCTATAATGTTGTCCGATGGGTCTCCCCGGAGTCCTTTGTAGTCCGTGAGGAGCTTCGGCACAAAACCAAACCGGTCTTTGACCGCTTGCTCGTCATACATCACCGTATCAGAGAGCCCTTTGCGCAAGGTATATACTTGGACTTTCTTGTTATCCACGAGCTGAAGCGTGTCCATGTCGCCTGAGGCGATAACGATCTC containing:
- a CDS encoding DNA polymerase; this translates as MAVKQKAKIRLVLLDAHAIIHRAYHALPEFSTSKGEPTGGLYGVAAMLIKIINELKPDYIAACYDLPKPTFRHEAYKEYKAGRAKAEEALVAQIIRSRDIFEAFNIPIYEKEGFEADDVLGTITEQLKDEDVEIVIASGDMDTLQLVDNKKVQVYTLRKGLSDTVMYDEQAVKDRFGFVPKLLTDYKGLRGDPSDNIIGISGIGEKTATTLVQEFGTIEHLYEVLKKDELVFVEKGIKPRIIQLLKDGEEEAEFSKTLATIRRNVPISFTLPPKKWAEAFDIKKVEVLFGELEFRTLLARVKQMFGGADTEEEKVPEEKEEQVAADEGEVKKVAIALWLLRSDITNPTMEDILQYAKAPRFPEAAEKILAQIKKEGLQKIYEEIELPLIPIIKRAEKRGIVVDVVYAGKLSKEYHKELEKIGQRIWKHAGEEFNLNSPKQLGEILFDKMKLIVKGLKKTAGGARSTRESELAKLKGEHPIIDDILLYRELQKLLSTYIDNIPAMVDSSSRLHTTLNQTGTTTGRFSSTNPNLQNIPTSEGMGNAVRDMFIADKGHKLLSFDYSQIEMRILAALAEDEMLINVFKKGEDVHASVAAQVFGVRESEVTKDMRRKAKVINFGIVYGMGVNALRANLGGSRAEAQEFYNSYFAKFPTIAAYFEKVKKEARQKGYTETYFGRRRYFEGILSSIPYIQAAAERQALNAPIQGTAADVIKVAMNKADKEIQKAGLSDKVHLILQVHDELIYEVEESTITEAKEVIKKIMENAVEFPVPLSVNVAEGGRWGELK